The following proteins are encoded in a genomic region of Aquifex aeolicus VF5:
- a CDS encoding MlaD family protein — MRLTTELKLGAFVVAVSLAFAFLVLTFGEIPFFQPKMKEYLVYFDEVAGLSKGAEVRVSGVRAGKVKEIILERGKVKVVFEVKEEIPIYRDAIASIGTLGLMGDKYLAVKPGSPESGELPPRSEIKNVKTVSDTDKLIASLTQTAEEFKKVAQNLNTILLENRENLRQTIAHLNYLIKNLNEITEQNRGKHKLSSEEFKTIDRIFKQGSARSPRYFE, encoded by the coding sequence ATGAGACTCACTACAGAATTAAAACTCGGAGCCTTTGTAGTAGCCGTTTCTTTGGCTTTTGCCTTTCTGGTTTTAACCTTCGGTGAAATCCCTTTCTTTCAACCCAAAATGAAGGAATACCTCGTTTACTTTGACGAAGTTGCTGGACTCTCAAAGGGAGCGGAGGTGAGGGTATCAGGTGTAAGAGCGGGCAAAGTTAAAGAAATAATCCTGGAGAGGGGGAAGGTTAAGGTAGTTTTTGAAGTAAAGGAGGAAATTCCCATATACAGAGACGCCATTGCCTCAATAGGAACCTTGGGACTCATGGGAGACAAGTACCTGGCGGTGAAGCCGGGTAGTCCCGAGAGCGGAGAACTCCCACCGAGAAGTGAGATAAAGAACGTAAAAACCGTGAGCGACACGGATAAATTAATAGCGAGCCTGACTCAGACCGCGGAAGAATTTAAAAAGGTAGCCCAAAACTTAAATACCATACTCCTTGAAAACAGGGAAAACTTAAGACAAACTATAGCTCACCTAAACTACCTGATAAAGAACTTAAACGAGATCACGGAACAGAACAGGGGAAAACATAAACTTAGCTCTGAAGAATTTAAAACAATTGACAGAATCTTTAAACAGGGATCTGCCCGTTCTCCTCGCTACTTTGAATAA
- the bcp gene encoding thioredoxin-dependent thiol peroxidase translates to MLKEGDKVPSFCLPGIDEEVNEREICIDEFKGKKVILYFYPKDNTPGCTQEACDFRDNLNLLKEMGYVVIGVSPDSTASHKKFKEKYGLNFILLSDKDKKVAEMFGVYGEKKAYGKVTKGIIRSTFLIDEEGRIIKEWRNVKAKGHVAKVIETLKSLEEKQ, encoded by the coding sequence ATGCTAAAAGAAGGAGATAAGGTTCCCAGTTTCTGCCTTCCCGGGATAGACGAGGAAGTAAACGAAAGGGAGATTTGCATAGATGAGTTTAAGGGAAAGAAAGTAATCCTCTACTTTTACCCCAAGGACAATACGCCCGGTTGCACACAGGAAGCCTGCGACTTCAGGGATAACCTGAACCTTTTAAAGGAAATGGGATACGTCGTGATAGGCGTAAGTCCTGACAGCACAGCATCCCACAAAAAGTTCAAGGAAAAGTATGGACTGAACTTTATACTCCTTTCGGACAAGGATAAAAAAGTAGCCGAAATGTTCGGGGTTTACGGGGAAAAGAAGGCTTACGGCAAGGTAACTAAAGGGATTATACGTTCAACTTTTCTTATAGACGAAGAGGGGAGGATAATAAAGGAATGGCGAAACGTAAAGGCAAAGGGACACGTAGCGAAAGTAATAGAAACCTTGAAGAGCTTAGAAGAAAAGCAGTAG
- the nth gene encoding endonuclease III: MAKRKGKGTRSESNRNLEELRRKAVEIVKRLEKVYLNPRLELEYENAFQLLVMAILAAQESDKVVNKVSKEFFKKYKTPQDIARANLEELEEDLKHINFYRRKAKLIKECCEKLIELYKGEVPKSVGELVKLPGVGRKTANMVIGGAYNLPAIIVDRHVHRVVERISLSKQKNPDKMEMELSEIVPQELWTKFSLLLLNHGKTICKARNPECEKCPILDLCEYGQKNLKGRK; the protein is encoded by the coding sequence ATGGCGAAACGTAAAGGCAAAGGGACACGTAGCGAAAGTAATAGAAACCTTGAAGAGCTTAGAAGAAAAGCAGTAGAAATAGTAAAGAGACTAGAAAAAGTTTACCTCAACCCGAGGCTCGAACTGGAGTACGAAAATGCCTTTCAGCTCCTCGTTATGGCTATACTCGCAGCCCAGGAAAGTGACAAAGTCGTAAACAAGGTAAGTAAAGAGTTCTTCAAAAAGTACAAAACTCCTCAGGATATAGCAAGGGCAAATTTAGAAGAACTGGAAGAGGACTTAAAACACATAAACTTCTACCGAAGAAAGGCAAAGCTTATTAAAGAGTGCTGTGAAAAATTAATAGAGCTCTACAAGGGAGAGGTTCCCAAAAGTGTGGGAGAACTAGTAAAACTGCCGGGAGTAGGGAGAAAAACCGCAAACATGGTAATAGGTGGAGCTTACAACCTTCCTGCGATAATAGTTGACAGACACGTCCACAGAGTGGTTGAAAGGATAAGTCTGAGCAAACAAAAGAACCCTGACAAGATGGAGATGGAATTAAGCGAAATAGTCCCTCAGGAGCTCTGGACAAAGTTTTCCCTTTTGCTCCTAAACCACGGAAAGACTATATGTAAAGCGAGAAATCCGGAGTGTGAAAAGTGTCCGATACTTGACCTTTGTGAATACGGACAGAAGAACCTCAAAGGCAGGAAATGA
- a CDS encoding glucose-6-phosphate dehydrogenase (NADP(+)) — MSSGDTELRKRIEFIIFGGTGDLSRNKLIPAILKLKDKIDLKKIYILGRNRKKFEEIKEKFKDFSELFVFVEFLAEREESYKNISSILGKESLKVFYLAVPPDLFKEILENVGKYLNFPEKRIVIEKPFGLSLKHAKDLNKIISVYFKEEEIFRIDHYLGKPQVQNILAFKFSNYVFSEVLNKCLVEKVEVIALEEVGVEGRKAYYEKVGVIRDMLQNHMLLLSSLIVMRLPPRAEDFHFELKNALKRAEFESESLILGKYKSYQGKAPTFALVKLHFDDERFTGVPFVLATGKKLKKKLTRVCIHFKNFPKEIERLLGCVPERNLLVFELYPEQEVSFRVNVISPLGFLRCTESINWRVSLKDVLGEIPEAYESLLLDVIRGDKTLFLDAEETEILWEKTEPLLKKEKEVLTYDDRVLIPEFAEDFISCL, encoded by the coding sequence ATGAGTTCGGGAGACACAGAGTTAAGAAAAAGGATTGAATTTATAATCTTCGGCGGAACCGGGGATCTGAGCAGAAATAAATTAATTCCCGCAATCCTGAAACTGAAAGACAAAATAGATTTAAAGAAGATTTACATTTTAGGCAGGAATAGGAAAAAGTTTGAAGAAATAAAAGAAAAGTTTAAGGATTTTTCAGAGTTATTCGTGTTCGTAGAATTCCTCGCGGAGAGGGAAGAGAGTTATAAAAATATATCAAGTATTTTAGGAAAAGAATCTTTAAAAGTTTTTTACCTTGCGGTACCTCCCGACCTATTCAAGGAAATTCTAGAAAACGTAGGAAAATACCTGAACTTTCCAGAAAAACGTATTGTTATTGAAAAACCTTTCGGCCTCAGCTTAAAGCACGCAAAGGACTTAAACAAAATAATTTCCGTTTATTTCAAAGAAGAAGAAATCTTCAGAATAGATCACTACCTCGGAAAGCCGCAGGTTCAAAATATACTCGCCTTTAAGTTCTCAAATTACGTGTTTTCCGAAGTCTTAAACAAGTGTCTTGTAGAGAAGGTGGAGGTAATTGCCCTTGAAGAGGTGGGAGTAGAGGGCAGAAAAGCTTATTACGAGAAAGTGGGAGTCATAAGGGACATGCTACAGAATCACATGTTGCTCCTCTCCTCTTTAATCGTTATGAGACTCCCTCCAAGGGCGGAGGACTTCCACTTTGAGCTGAAGAACGCCTTAAAGCGTGCCGAGTTTGAGTCCGAGAGCTTGATACTCGGAAAGTACAAAAGTTATCAAGGAAAAGCTCCCACTTTTGCCCTTGTAAAACTCCACTTTGACGACGAGCGTTTCACCGGAGTGCCTTTCGTACTCGCCACGGGAAAAAAGTTAAAGAAAAAATTGACGAGGGTGTGCATCCACTTTAAGAACTTCCCGAAGGAGATTGAACGGCTTCTCGGCTGCGTTCCTGAGAGAAATTTACTCGTTTTTGAACTCTATCCAGAGCAGGAAGTTTCCTTTAGGGTAAACGTTATATCTCCACTTGGCTTTTTGAGGTGTACGGAAAGTATTAACTGGAGAGTTTCCCTCAAAGACGTTCTGGGAGAAATTCCCGAAGCTTACGAGTCCCTCCTTCTGGACGTCATAAGGGGAGACAAGACGCTCTTTCTGGACGCAGAGGAGACGGAGATACTCTGGGAAAAAACAGAACCTCTATTGAAAAAAGAAAAGGAAGTTTTGACTTACGATGACAGAGTCCTTATTCCAGAATTTGCAGAGGATTTCATTTCCTGCCTTTGA
- the gnd gene encoding phosphogluconate dehydrogenase (NAD(+)-dependent, decarboxylating), with protein MKTLFLIGLGRMGSALAYRLKNRGWEIYGYSRTQTTRERAKKDLGIKVLNSYENLKNFPSPKTVWLMVPHTAVDEVLQNLKPFLNKGDTVIDGGNSYYKDSQRRYRELKEVDVNFLDVGVSGGILGKDTGFSFMIGGDEEVFKKHEKLFKDLAYEEKGYAYLGSSGAGHFAKMVHNGIEYGIMEAIAEGFELLKKSPFDYDLREVARVYSQGSVIRSFLIDLLVKAFEDFGDLEDVEGYVEDSGEGRWCVKESVELGAPIPVIAQSFYERFSSREKDLFKNKVLAVLRYEFGRHRVKKKD; from the coding sequence ATGAAAACACTTTTCCTCATAGGTCTGGGGCGCATGGGCTCTGCCCTCGCCTACAGACTCAAGAACAGAGGCTGGGAGATTTACGGCTATTCTCGCACACAAACAACCAGAGAAAGAGCCAAAAAGGACCTAGGGATAAAGGTTTTAAACTCTTATGAAAATCTAAAAAACTTCCCTTCTCCTAAAACTGTGTGGCTAATGGTTCCACACACCGCAGTGGACGAGGTTCTCCAAAATTTAAAACCTTTTCTAAATAAGGGAGATACGGTAATAGACGGAGGAAATTCTTACTATAAAGATTCCCAGAGGAGGTATAGGGAACTAAAGGAAGTAGATGTAAACTTTCTGGATGTTGGAGTAAGCGGAGGGATTCTCGGAAAGGATACGGGCTTCTCCTTTATGATAGGCGGAGATGAAGAAGTCTTTAAAAAACACGAAAAGCTCTTTAAGGATTTGGCCTACGAGGAAAAGGGGTACGCTTATCTTGGAAGTAGCGGTGCGGGGCACTTTGCGAAAATGGTTCACAACGGTATTGAGTACGGAATTATGGAAGCGATAGCAGAGGGCTTTGAGCTCCTAAAAAAGTCTCCTTTTGATTACGATTTGAGAGAAGTTGCGAGAGTTTACTCGCAGGGAAGCGTAATACGTTCTTTTTTGATTGATCTCCTTGTTAAAGCCTTTGAAGACTTCGGAGACCTTGAAGACGTGGAGGGTTACGTTGAGGACAGCGGAGAGGGCAGGTGGTGCGTTAAAGAAAGCGTAGAACTCGGAGCCCCTATTCCCGTAATAGCTCAATCCTTTTACGAAAGGTTTTCATCAAGGGAGAAAGATCTATTTAAAAACAAAGTTTTGGCAGTTTTGAGGTATGAGTTCGGGAGACACAGAGTTAAGAAAAAGGATTGA
- a CDS encoding ParB/RepB/Spo0J family partition protein — protein sequence MNECKYTEPVKGYEIIFKEVETDKVVIPPIERPLSETLIERLVSSIQKLGFIDPIMVVPEEQEGYYEVIDGQHRLEAAKIVGLEKVPAFVLPKELRNYILSFNIEKAPALKEKAIQAYNLFMEKLQQNPDMKEYELEPFIEYPFYITIGFVIERLGDRKFPGSYFERILQKVDEFLDMPLKEAEKERENRARKLEEVKIVLNQKAEELGITMSYEKHKIVSYAFQKLYGKGVRFLGEDFYTVFDNLKQAIQELTPEELGLTQGT from the coding sequence ATGAACGAATGCAAATACACGGAACCGGTAAAGGGATACGAAATTATCTTCAAGGAAGTGGAAACGGACAAAGTCGTTATCCCGCCCATAGAAAGACCCCTTTCGGAAACATTAATAGAGAGGCTTGTCAGCTCAATTCAAAAACTCGGTTTTATAGATCCCATAATGGTAGTTCCGGAAGAACAGGAAGGGTATTACGAAGTAATTGATGGTCAACACAGACTGGAAGCAGCTAAGATCGTCGGACTTGAAAAGGTTCCCGCCTTTGTACTTCCTAAGGAGCTCAGAAATTACATCCTGAGTTTTAACATTGAAAAAGCTCCTGCACTCAAAGAAAAAGCCATTCAAGCTTACAACTTGTTTATGGAAAAACTTCAGCAAAATCCAGACATGAAGGAGTACGAACTTGAACCCTTTATTGAATACCCCTTCTACATAACGATAGGTTTTGTTATTGAAAGGCTCGGAGACAGAAAGTTCCCGGGCTCTTACTTTGAGAGGATACTCCAGAAAGTGGACGAATTCCTTGACATGCCTCTGAAGGAAGCGGAAAAGGAGAGGGAAAACAGGGCGAGAAAACTGGAAGAAGTAAAAATAGTTCTAAATCAAAAGGCGGAAGAGCTCGGAATTACCATGTCCTACGAAAAGCACAAGATCGTTTCCTACGCCTTCCAGAAGCTCTACGGAAAAGGAGTGAGATTTCTCGGGGAAGACTTCTACACAGTTTTTGACAATCTCAAACAGGCTATTCAAGAACTCACACCTGAGGAACTCGGCCTCACACAGGGAACGTAA
- the trxB gene encoding thioredoxin-disulfide reductase, giving the protein MAVSLMQQPDKVYDVIIIGAGPAGTTAAIYTARAGWKTLVLYRAEADGALGVTQKIENYPGVPGPLSGYELLKIMREQAKSFGAEFVRGKVIATDLNSDPKKVYTIDGREFRGKTIIVASGAMERANKFKGEEEFLGRGVSYCGVCDAAFFKDQPVAVIGDDDYAIEEAEFIARFANKVFFVVPGSKIKAPPEVIEHFEKLPNVEILLRHRPIEIVGDQVVKGIKLKDLEKKEEKLLEVNGVFIFLGGTKPSVDFLMGQVEMTEGDCIVVNEEMMTSVPGVFAAGDVLCNEVKQAVVAAAMGCKAALAVDKFLSGKKKIVPQW; this is encoded by the coding sequence ATGGCTGTAAGCCTGATGCAACAACCCGATAAAGTTTACGACGTGATAATAATAGGTGCGGGACCTGCGGGAACGACTGCAGCCATATACACGGCACGTGCTGGCTGGAAAACGCTGGTTTTATATAGAGCGGAAGCTGACGGAGCCCTCGGGGTTACCCAGAAGATAGAAAACTACCCAGGCGTTCCGGGTCCGCTTTCGGGATACGAGCTCTTAAAGATTATGAGAGAACAGGCGAAGAGCTTCGGAGCTGAATTCGTAAGGGGAAAAGTGATAGCTACGGATTTAAACAGCGATCCTAAAAAAGTTTACACGATAGACGGAAGGGAGTTCAGGGGCAAAACCATAATAGTTGCTTCAGGTGCTATGGAAAGGGCTAATAAGTTCAAGGGAGAGGAGGAGTTTCTCGGAAGGGGAGTTTCTTACTGCGGAGTTTGTGACGCCGCATTCTTTAAAGACCAGCCCGTTGCGGTCATCGGTGACGACGACTACGCCATAGAAGAGGCGGAATTTATAGCGAGGTTTGCAAATAAAGTTTTCTTCGTTGTTCCCGGAAGCAAGATAAAAGCACCTCCCGAGGTAATAGAACACTTTGAAAAACTCCCCAACGTTGAAATACTCCTTAGACACAGACCCATCGAAATAGTTGGAGATCAGGTGGTTAAGGGAATAAAACTCAAGGATCTCGAAAAGAAAGAGGAAAAGCTTTTAGAGGTGAACGGTGTGTTCATATTTCTCGGGGGAACGAAGCCATCCGTTGATTTCTTAATGGGTCAGGTTGAGATGACGGAGGGGGATTGTATAGTGGTGAACGAGGAGATGATGACTTCCGTTCCGGGAGTTTTTGCGGCGGGAGACGTGCTCTGTAACGAGGTAAAGCAGGCGGTAGTTGCCGCGGCAATGGGATGTAAAGCGGCCCTAGCGGTGGATAAGTTCCTCAGTGGAAAGAAGAAAATCGTTCCTCAGTGGTAA
- a CDS encoding phosphoglucomutase/phosphomannomutase family protein: protein MIKFGTDGWRARIAEEFNFDNVRRVAKAHAEVLKEKGVKRVIVGYDWRFRSEDFAKAVYDVFRSEGLEAKLVGSACTTPMVSFAVKYLGYENGVMITASHNPPAYNGYKIKESFGGSATPEFVKNVEEKVKDIESVEIKEFEPEYQEVRKKYVEKIREFFDMDLFKEKKTLVVHDSMHGTSSGLLDFVLRDTKVSVINIRKDRDPLFGGHPPEPIEKYMEITKEKVRALGAELGIANDGDGDRIALVDDKGNYVNTQLIYAMLLLHLLENKGKRGKVVKTVSTTYLADRICKEFGVPLIEVGVGFKNINEIILKEGGVIFGGEESGGYGIPEYLPERDGIFSALNILELLYLKDKKVSEVVAEIFERFGEAYYKRVDLRVKEKIKGRIKELKENPPERIGEFKVREVKTIDGVKFVFEDDSWLLMRPSGTEPLIRVYAETPTKEEVEKIIQKGLELLK, encoded by the coding sequence ATGATTAAGTTCGGGACGGATGGGTGGAGGGCAAGGATAGCGGAAGAGTTTAACTTTGATAATGTAAGGAGAGTTGCAAAGGCGCACGCGGAAGTTTTAAAGGAAAAAGGGGTAAAACGTGTAATAGTCGGGTACGACTGGCGTTTTCGTTCTGAAGATTTTGCTAAAGCTGTTTACGACGTATTTAGAAGTGAGGGACTTGAGGCGAAACTAGTTGGAAGTGCCTGTACTACGCCTATGGTTTCTTTCGCTGTAAAGTATCTCGGATATGAAAACGGGGTTATGATTACGGCTTCTCACAATCCACCGGCTTACAACGGGTACAAGATTAAAGAAAGTTTCGGAGGTTCCGCAACTCCGGAATTTGTAAAAAACGTTGAAGAAAAAGTCAAGGATATAGAAAGTGTAGAGATAAAAGAGTTCGAGCCCGAATATCAGGAAGTCAGGAAAAAGTACGTGGAAAAAATAAGGGAATTCTTCGATATGGATTTATTCAAAGAGAAGAAAACGCTTGTAGTTCACGATTCCATGCACGGCACGTCTTCTGGACTTCTCGATTTTGTACTCAGGGATACGAAGGTCAGCGTAATAAACATAAGGAAGGATAGAGATCCTCTCTTTGGGGGACATCCACCTGAGCCGATAGAGAAGTATATGGAAATTACAAAAGAGAAAGTTAGGGCTCTTGGTGCGGAGCTCGGGATTGCAAACGACGGGGACGGAGACAGGATAGCACTTGTGGACGATAAGGGAAATTACGTAAACACCCAGCTCATATACGCAATGCTCCTCCTCCACCTTCTTGAAAATAAGGGAAAGAGGGGAAAAGTGGTAAAGACGGTTTCAACAACTTATCTGGCGGACAGGATCTGTAAGGAGTTTGGAGTTCCGTTAATAGAAGTCGGAGTCGGTTTTAAAAACATAAACGAAATAATCCTTAAAGAAGGAGGAGTTATATTCGGAGGAGAGGAGTCAGGAGGCTACGGTATACCTGAATACCTTCCGGAGAGAGACGGAATATTTTCTGCTCTGAACATTTTAGAACTCCTTTATCTTAAGGACAAAAAAGTCTCGGAGGTTGTTGCGGAGATATTCGAACGTTTCGGAGAGGCGTATTACAAGAGGGTGGATTTGAGAGTTAAGGAAAAGATAAAGGGAAGAATAAAAGAGCTGAAGGAAAATCCGCCGGAAAGGATAGGGGAGTTTAAGGTAAGGGAAGTGAAAACTATAGACGGTGTTAAGTTTGTGTTTGAGGACGATTCTTGGCTTCTTATGAGACCTTCGGGAACGGAACCGCTAATAAGGGTTTACGCAGAAACTCCAACCAAGGAAGAGGTGGAAAAGATTATCCAGAAGGGTTTAGAACTCTTAAAATAA
- a CDS encoding YjbH domain-containing protein: MGIGGDYVWKRKPDVFLGIRKDWDFYDFYVSAYYMTRKPQLLFSVKAGRFLAGDKGVRIEVSRIVKGFEVGFWYTYSDTSDFTGPNKNYHDKGVFVRIPLRIFNLRDVKQIASFSLAPWSRDIGQLAGRPFDLYRKIYEKLPFYVKQNAAEKE; this comes from the coding sequence TTGGGGATAGGGGGAGATTACGTCTGGAAAAGGAAGCCAGACGTGTTTTTAGGGATTAGAAAAGATTGGGATTTTTACGATTTCTACGTATCGGCTTACTATATGACGAGAAAACCTCAACTGTTATTTAGTGTGAAAGCGGGTAGATTTCTAGCCGGTGATAAAGGTGTACGAATAGAAGTATCAAGAATAGTCAAAGGTTTTGAAGTTGGGTTCTGGTATACATACTCAGACACTTCAGACTTTACGGGACCTAATAAAAATTACCACGACAAAGGGGTTTTTGTACGTATACCACTTAGAATATTTAATCTAAGAGATGTAAAACAAATAGCTTCTTTTTCTTTAGCTCCTTGGAGCAGGGATATAGGACAATTAGCAGGAAGACCCTTCGACCTTTACAGAAAGATATACGAAAAATTACCTTTCTATGTAAAGCAGAATGCAGCAGAAAAAGAATAA
- a CDS encoding SLBB domain-containing protein has protein sequence MEDGDMIYVPRKPSAVLVFGEVQNPSAILYKPGLKVKDYIALSGGFTRDADVDNVFIIKANGIAISQESGKSLIEWDSERKRFIWGWAYNDILNYKLEPGDAIIVPTKIKIPTMWRPLIRDVIQIIYQSALTVYTITKL, from the coding sequence TTGGAAGATGGAGATATGATTTACGTGCCGAGAAAACCTTCCGCTGTACTTGTATTTGGAGAGGTACAGAATCCGTCAGCAATTCTTTACAAACCCGGTCTGAAGGTAAAGGATTACATAGCTTTAAGCGGAGGTTTTACAAGAGATGCCGACGTAGACAACGTATTCATAATCAAGGCAAATGGAATAGCAATATCTCAGGAAAGCGGAAAAAGTCTTATAGAATGGGATTCTGAACGCAAAAGGTTCATTTGGGGATGGGCTTATAACGATATTCTGAATTACAAGCTCGAGCCTGGTGATGCAATAATAGTACCCACGAAGATAAAAATACCAACCATGTGGAGACCGCTTATACGTGATGTAATCCAGATAATATACCAGTCAGCGCTAACTGTTTACACTATAACAAAGTTGTAG
- a CDS encoding SLBB domain-containing protein: MKVFLRSLILIFVAAFLFVYAKDKPQPKKLPKYKNLISKIEKEFSSRNSTPLRQFGYEFFMTPLDVSKLVLPVSENYKLGPGDEVIIYIVGLPSNQEIPPVIKTIVDREGNISIPNLGVFNVWGLTLKETEELLRQELGLDLKVTVGEIRTFVIYVAGEVNRPGTHVATAVNTVIDALSIAGGVKKTGSLRNIILTRKTPSGLKTYNIDLYDVFIKGKPIDLTLRDGDTILVKPIGPTVAIAGEVKRPAIYEIKGGETIKDLIELAGGLLPSSYQYKVILQRYENGKLRIIEDSLTNKAFMNENLRDGDLVLIKKSADIPENSYSIEGYVTLPGVYEYKEGLKLSDILNPDLFFKDTNLKFAVLVRQYPKGSIPKYIAFSPEKVLTGKEDMELKPYDRLIFFKLGQSVGKKINLNLVKNYVLVSGYYKYTGPVACSDDCYISEILQKDLILKDTNLNYAEIERFNPKTLQREEIIKFKPIEVLNGSKDIKLQSWDRIVFYPEFVYEPVRISGEVERPLWVTYKPGLTLEEAISQVKFKYPLGELKVIVKQDKKVEVFYLNDLRKHPSPLSFVKLKPGTEIVVKRVKEDETVTKVYVYGQVWKPGVYKIGERTTLYDVLKAAGGFKPMAYPKGIVILRESIAQMQRERLNKAMVFLKAQLEKEIAGYMQAELPKEQKEAYKEAFAAKRRLLQEMEKVQVTGRLVGLNIPPDI; the protein is encoded by the coding sequence ATGAAAGTGTTTCTTAGATCACTTATCCTTATTTTCGTTGCGGCTTTTTTATTTGTATACGCAAAAGATAAACCTCAACCTAAGAAACTTCCAAAGTATAAAAATTTGATATCCAAAATAGAAAAGGAGTTTTCTTCCAGAAACAGTACGCCTCTCAGACAATTTGGGTACGAGTTTTTTATGACTCCTTTAGACGTATCAAAGTTAGTCCTTCCCGTCAGCGAAAATTACAAGCTTGGCCCAGGAGACGAAGTAATCATATACATAGTAGGTCTTCCATCTAATCAAGAAATCCCCCCGGTAATAAAGACAATTGTTGACAGAGAAGGAAATATTTCCATTCCTAACCTAGGTGTTTTTAACGTATGGGGACTTACGTTAAAAGAAACTGAGGAACTCCTTAGACAGGAACTTGGTCTGGATCTAAAGGTAACGGTCGGGGAAATCAGAACTTTTGTGATTTACGTTGCAGGAGAAGTAAACAGACCGGGAACTCACGTAGCAACGGCTGTAAACACAGTAATAGACGCTCTTTCTATTGCAGGTGGTGTAAAAAAGACAGGATCTTTGAGGAATATCATCCTTACAAGGAAAACACCTTCTGGTTTGAAAACCTATAACATAGACCTGTACGATGTATTCATAAAAGGGAAACCTATAGATCTTACGTTGAGAGATGGTGATACTATTCTAGTTAAACCAATAGGCCCTACGGTTGCTATAGCTGGTGAGGTTAAAAGACCTGCAATCTATGAGATAAAAGGTGGTGAAACAATCAAGGATCTTATAGAACTTGCAGGTGGTCTTCTTCCTTCCTCGTACCAGTACAAGGTTATACTCCAGAGATACGAAAATGGAAAACTGAGGATAATAGAGGATTCCCTAACCAATAAAGCCTTTATGAACGAAAATTTAAGAGACGGGGATTTAGTATTGATCAAAAAGTCGGCTGATATACCTGAAAACTCGTACAGTATAGAAGGTTATGTAACACTCCCGGGAGTGTACGAGTATAAGGAGGGTTTAAAGTTATCTGATATCCTGAACCCCGATCTTTTCTTTAAGGATACAAACCTTAAATTTGCCGTTCTCGTAAGGCAATATCCCAAAGGATCCATCCCGAAGTACATAGCCTTTTCACCTGAAAAAGTTCTTACAGGAAAGGAAGATATGGAGCTGAAGCCTTACGATAGGTTAATATTCTTTAAATTAGGACAAAGCGTAGGAAAGAAAATAAATCTGAATTTGGTAAAAAACTACGTTTTAGTTTCAGGATACTACAAGTATACAGGTCCTGTAGCTTGTTCCGATGATTGTTACATTTCCGAAATCCTCCAGAAGGACCTAATTCTTAAAGATACGAACCTGAATTATGCGGAGATAGAACGCTTTAATCCGAAAACGCTTCAAAGGGAGGAAATAATAAAGTTCAAACCTATTGAAGTATTGAACGGTTCCAAAGATATCAAACTCCAATCCTGGGACAGGATAGTGTTTTATCCGGAGTTTGTATACGAACCTGTAAGAATAAGCGGTGAAGTGGAAAGACCACTTTGGGTTACTTATAAACCGGGATTAACTCTCGAGGAAGCAATATCACAGGTTAAGTTTAAGTACCCGTTGGGAGAGTTGAAAGTTATAGTGAAACAGGATAAAAAGGTTGAAGTTTTCTACCTCAACGATTTAAGGAAACATCCTTCTCCTTTGAGTTTTGTGAAATTAAAACCAGGAACGGAAATTGTAGTAAAAAGAGTCAAAGAGGATGAAACGGTTACAAAGGTTTACGTTTATGGTCAAGTATGGAAGCCGGGTGTTTACAAGATAGGTGAAAGGACTACCCTTTATGATGTATTGAAGGCAGCGGGTGGCTTCAAACCCATGGCATATCCTAAGGGAATAGTAATACTGAGAGAATCTATAGCTCAAATGCAAAGAGAAAGGCTAAACAAGGCGATGGTTTTCCTAAAAGCCCAACTGGAAAAGGAAATTGCCGGATACATGCAGGCTGAATTGCCAAAAGAGCAAAAGGAAGCTTACAAAGAGGCTTTTGCGGCAAAAAGAAGATTGCTTCAGGAAATGGAAAAAGTACAGGTAACGGGAAGGCTCGTAGGTCTTAATATACCCCCCGATATATAG